One stretch of Variovorax sp. 54 DNA includes these proteins:
- a CDS encoding NAD(P) transhydrogenase subunit alpha, with the protein MEIVSHTVINLTIFVLAIYVGYHVVWTVTPALHTPLMAVTNAISAIVIVGAMLAAALTTTPLGKTMGVLAVALAAVNVFGGFLVTRRMLEMFKKKDKKAAPKAVEGAAK; encoded by the coding sequence ATGGAAATCGTTTCGCACACCGTCATCAATCTGACCATCTTCGTGCTGGCCATCTATGTCGGCTACCACGTGGTCTGGACCGTCACGCCCGCGCTGCACACGCCGCTCATGGCCGTGACCAACGCCATCTCGGCCATCGTGATCGTGGGCGCCATGCTGGCCGCCGCGCTCACCACCACGCCGCTGGGCAAGACCATGGGCGTGCTCGCCGTGGCGCTGGCCGCGGTGAACGTCTTCGGCGGCTTCCTGGTCACGCGCCGGATGCTCGAGATGTTCAAGAAGAAAGACAAGAAGGCCGCCCCCAAGGCTGTTGAGGGAGCCGCCAAGTGA
- a CDS encoding NUDIX hydrolase, with amino-acid sequence MPTRWKPNVTVAAVIEQDGRFLLVEEQTDDGLKLNNPAGHLDPGESPEDGCIRETLEETAHAFTPTALLGVYMARSAEQPDVTYMRFAFTGELGAREEGRALDEGIVRTLWMTVDEIRASVARHRSPLLLRCIDDYLAGKRHPLTLIHTEDGVRQPR; translated from the coding sequence ATGCCCACACGCTGGAAACCCAATGTCACCGTGGCCGCGGTGATCGAGCAAGACGGCCGCTTCCTGCTCGTCGAAGAGCAGACCGACGACGGCCTGAAGCTCAACAACCCCGCCGGCCACCTCGACCCCGGCGAGTCGCCCGAGGACGGCTGCATCCGCGAGACGCTCGAGGAAACGGCCCACGCCTTCACGCCGACCGCGCTGCTCGGCGTCTACATGGCGCGCTCGGCCGAGCAGCCCGACGTGACCTACATGCGCTTTGCCTTCACCGGCGAACTGGGCGCACGCGAAGAGGGTCGCGCGCTCGACGAAGGCATCGTGCGCACGCTGTGGATGACCGTGGACGAGATCCGCGCCAGCGTGGCGCGCCATCGCAGCCCGCTGCTGCTGCGCTGCATCGACGACTACCTCGCCGGCAAGCGCCACCCGCTCACGCTGATTCACACCGAAGACGGCGTGCGGCAGCCGCGCTGA
- a CDS encoding Re/Si-specific NAD(P)(+) transhydrogenase subunit alpha, which yields MLIGVPAETAAGETRVAVTPETVKKLVASGHIVRVQSGAGVAASVTDAAYQTAGAEITDAAGAFSADMVLKVRTPSDAEAAQLKAGAVVIGMLNPFDAAGLQRLAAAGVTGFALEAAPRTTRAQSMDVLSSQANIAGYKAVMIAADKYQRFFPMLMTAAGTVKAARLVILGVGVAGLQAIATAKRLGAVIEASDVRPSVKEQIESLGGKFIEVSYDTDEEKEAAVGVGGYAKPMPPSWLARQQIEVAKRVALADVVISTALIPGRAAPTLITEDMVKSMKPGSVIVDIAAGKGPVNPDGGVGGNCPLSEADKTVVKHGVTIVGETNLAALVAADASALYARNVLDFLKLVVTKEGALKIDLEDDIVAACRVTQDGQVTRK from the coding sequence ATGTTGATAGGCGTGCCTGCCGAGACAGCGGCTGGCGAAACCCGAGTGGCTGTGACACCTGAAACGGTGAAGAAACTGGTCGCTTCCGGGCACATCGTTCGTGTTCAGTCGGGAGCCGGCGTTGCAGCCAGCGTTACCGATGCGGCTTACCAGACGGCAGGCGCCGAGATCACCGATGCGGCCGGCGCGTTCTCCGCCGACATGGTGCTCAAGGTGCGCACGCCCAGCGACGCCGAAGCGGCACAGCTGAAGGCCGGTGCGGTCGTCATCGGCATGCTCAATCCTTTCGACGCGGCCGGCCTGCAACGCCTGGCCGCCGCGGGCGTCACCGGCTTCGCCCTCGAAGCCGCGCCGCGCACCACGCGTGCCCAGAGCATGGACGTGCTCAGCTCGCAGGCCAACATCGCGGGCTACAAGGCCGTGATGATCGCGGCCGACAAGTACCAGCGCTTCTTCCCGATGCTCATGACCGCCGCCGGCACCGTGAAGGCCGCGCGCCTCGTCATCCTGGGCGTTGGCGTGGCCGGCCTGCAGGCGATTGCCACGGCCAAGCGCCTGGGCGCCGTCATTGAAGCGTCGGACGTGCGTCCGAGCGTCAAGGAACAGATCGAATCGCTGGGCGGCAAGTTCATCGAGGTGTCCTACGACACCGATGAAGAGAAAGAGGCTGCGGTCGGTGTCGGCGGCTACGCCAAGCCGATGCCCCCGAGCTGGCTCGCACGCCAGCAGATCGAGGTCGCCAAGCGCGTCGCGCTGGCCGACGTGGTCATCAGCACCGCGCTCATTCCGGGCCGCGCTGCGCCCACCCTCATCACCGAGGACATGGTCAAGTCGATGAAGCCGGGCTCGGTTATCGTCGACATCGCGGCCGGCAAGGGCCCAGTCAATCCCGATGGTGGCGTGGGCGGCAACTGCCCGCTGTCGGAGGCCGACAAGACCGTGGTCAAGCATGGCGTGACCATCGTGGGCGAAACCAACCTGGCGGCGCTGGTGGCGGCCGACGCGTCGGCGCTCTATGCGCGCAACGTGCTCGACTTTTTGAAGCTTGTCGTCACGAAGGAAGGCGCGCTCAAGATCGACCTCGAGGACGACATCGTCGCCGCCTGCCGCGTCACGCAGGACGGCCAGGTCACGCGCAAGTAA
- the mnmA gene encoding tRNA 2-thiouridine(34) synthase MnmA, producing MAKQRIVVGLSGGVDSAVTAHLLKQQGHEVVGIFMKNWEDDDDSEYCSSNIDFIDAASVADVLGIEIEHVNFAADYKDRVFAEFLREYKAGRTPNPDVLCNAEIKFKAFLDHAMRLGAEKIATGHYARVRLNEATGRHELLKGLDNSKDQSYFLHRLNQAQLSKTLFPVGELHKTEVRRIAEEVGLPNAKKKDSTGICFIGERPFRDFLNRYISKEPGPIKDDRGRKLGEHQGLSFYTLGQRQGLGIGGVKEKGAQRGAGDHSPWFVARKDVEKNTLWVVQGHDHPWLLSTELKADDASWVAGDAPAAGTYGSKARYRQADAACEMGGGANGAFSLRFGAPQWAVTPGQSAVLYDGERCLGGGVIV from the coding sequence ATGGCAAAACAACGGATCGTGGTCGGGCTGAGCGGCGGGGTGGACTCCGCGGTCACCGCGCACCTGCTCAAGCAGCAGGGGCACGAGGTGGTCGGCATCTTCATGAAGAACTGGGAAGACGACGACGACAGCGAGTACTGCTCGTCGAACATCGACTTCATCGACGCTGCCAGCGTGGCCGACGTGCTGGGCATCGAGATCGAGCACGTCAACTTTGCCGCCGACTACAAGGACCGCGTGTTCGCCGAGTTCCTGCGCGAGTACAAGGCCGGCCGCACGCCCAACCCCGACGTGCTGTGCAACGCCGAGATCAAGTTCAAGGCCTTCCTCGACCACGCCATGCGGCTGGGCGCCGAGAAGATCGCCACCGGCCACTACGCCCGCGTGCGCCTGAACGAGGCCACGGGCCGGCACGAGCTGCTCAAGGGGCTCGACAACTCGAAGGACCAGAGCTACTTCCTGCACCGCCTGAACCAGGCGCAGCTGTCGAAGACGCTGTTCCCGGTCGGCGAGCTGCACAAGACCGAGGTGCGCCGCATCGCCGAAGAAGTCGGCCTGCCCAATGCGAAGAAGAAGGATTCGACCGGCATCTGCTTCATCGGCGAGCGGCCGTTCCGCGACTTCCTGAACCGCTACATCTCGAAAGAGCCGGGCCCGATCAAGGACGACCGCGGCCGCAAGCTGGGCGAGCACCAGGGCCTGAGCTTCTACACGCTGGGCCAGCGCCAGGGGCTGGGCATCGGCGGCGTGAAGGAGAAGGGCGCACAGCGCGGCGCGGGCGACCATTCGCCCTGGTTCGTCGCGCGCAAGGACGTCGAGAAGAACACGCTGTGGGTGGTGCAGGGGCACGACCATCCGTGGCTGCTGTCGACCGAGTTGAAGGCAGACGACGCGAGCTGGGTGGCGGGTGACGCACCCGCTGCGGGCACCTACGGTTCGAAGGCGCGCTACCGGCAGGCCGATGCGGCCTGCGAGATGGGCGGCGGCGCCAACGGCGCGTTCAGCCTGCGCTTCGGTGCGCCGCAATGGGCGGTCACGCCGGGGCAGTCGGCCGTGCTGTACGACGGCGAACGCTGCCTCGGGGGCGGCGTCATCGTCTGA
- a CDS encoding long-chain-fatty-acid--CoA ligase — translation MATPSPSGDPTPWTRNYPPGMRWDADLPVKPVQQMLDEAVARWPDHSAVEFMGQSLSYRQLGDAVDRAAKGLQDLGVKPGVHVGLYLPNTPHYPIAFFAVLKAGGTVVNYSPLDAERVLAHKIEDSRTDILVTLDLVNLYPLMARLLDSSRLKTLVVGSLGDYGAAGDKVQAQLQAAGQVASVPTDARHVRFTDLLKSEGTHQTYPLGDLAEEIVVLQYTGGTTGLPKGAMLTHANLSSASAQYYESTRGEPPILDEGKERFLVVLPLFHIFALSAAMLLGVRLGAALVLHTRFDVDAVMNELAASKISVFPGVPTMYTAILSHPKAKEMDLRSLKFCGSGGAPLPVEVEQRFFELTGCHLNEGWGMTETSPVGTFTPARGVRKAGSCGMPLPRVRIKLVSLDDPTKDVTAFGEPGELCVQGPNVMKGYWNNLKATAESMTADGYFRSGDVAKMDADGYLYIVDRTKDMLLCGGYNVYPRVLEEAVYEHPSVAEVCVIGVPDEYRGQSPKAFVKLKDGADELTLDTLKTFLKNRLGKHEMIGALEIRAELPKTAVGKLSKKDLVDEEARKRA, via the coding sequence ATGGCGACCCCTTCCCCCTCTGGCGACCCCACCCCCTGGACGCGCAACTACCCGCCCGGCATGCGCTGGGACGCCGACCTGCCCGTCAAGCCTGTGCAGCAGATGCTCGATGAAGCGGTCGCGCGCTGGCCCGACCATTCGGCCGTCGAGTTCATGGGCCAGTCGCTCAGCTACCGCCAGCTCGGCGATGCGGTCGACCGCGCCGCCAAGGGCTTGCAGGACCTGGGCGTGAAGCCGGGCGTGCATGTCGGCCTGTACCTGCCGAACACGCCGCACTACCCCATCGCCTTCTTCGCCGTGCTGAAAGCCGGCGGCACGGTGGTGAACTATTCGCCGCTCGACGCCGAGCGCGTGCTGGCCCACAAGATCGAGGACAGCCGCACCGACATCCTCGTCACGCTCGACCTCGTGAACCTCTACCCGCTGATGGCACGCCTGCTCGACAGCTCGCGCCTGAAGACGCTGGTGGTCGGCAGCCTCGGCGACTACGGCGCGGCGGGCGACAAGGTGCAGGCCCAACTGCAGGCCGCGGGCCAGGTCGCGTCCGTGCCGACGGACGCGCGCCACGTGCGCTTCACCGACCTGCTCAAAAGCGAAGGCACGCACCAGACCTACCCGCTCGGCGACCTGGCCGAAGAGATCGTCGTGCTGCAGTACACCGGCGGCACCACCGGCCTGCCCAAGGGCGCGATGCTCACGCATGCCAACCTGAGTTCGGCCTCGGCGCAGTACTACGAATCGACGCGCGGCGAGCCGCCCATCCTCGACGAAGGCAAGGAGCGCTTCCTGGTCGTGCTGCCGCTGTTCCACATCTTCGCGCTCAGCGCCGCGATGCTGCTGGGCGTGCGCCTGGGCGCGGCGCTGGTGCTGCACACGCGCTTCGATGTCGATGCGGTGATGAACGAACTCGCGGCCAGCAAGATCAGCGTCTTCCCCGGCGTGCCGACCATGTACACCGCCATCCTTTCCCACCCCAAGGCCAAGGAGATGGACCTGCGCTCGCTGAAGTTCTGCGGCTCGGGCGGCGCGCCGCTGCCGGTGGAGGTGGAGCAGCGCTTCTTCGAACTCACCGGCTGCCATCTCAACGAAGGCTGGGGCATGACCGAGACCTCGCCCGTGGGCACCTTCACGCCCGCGCGCGGCGTGCGCAAGGCGGGCTCGTGCGGCATGCCGTTGCCGCGCGTGCGCATCAAGCTCGTGAGCCTGGACGACCCGACGAAAGACGTGACCGCGTTCGGCGAACCCGGCGAGCTGTGCGTGCAGGGCCCGAACGTCATGAAGGGCTACTGGAACAACCTGAAGGCCACCGCCGAGTCGATGACGGCCGACGGCTACTTCCGCAGCGGCGACGTCGCGAAGATGGACGCCGACGGCTACCTCTACATCGTCGACCGCACCAAGGACATGCTGCTGTGCGGCGGCTACAACGTGTACCCGCGCGTGCTCGAAGAGGCGGTGTACGAACACCCGTCGGTGGCCGAGGTCTGCGTGATCGGCGTGCCCGACGAGTACCGCGGCCAGTCGCCCAAAGCCTTCGTGAAGCTCAAGGACGGCGCGGACGAGCTCACGCTCGACACGCTCAAGACCTTCCTGAAGAACCGCCTGGGCAAGCACGAGATGATCGGCGCGCTCGAGATCCGCGCCGAGCTGCCCAAGACCGCCGTGGGCAAGCTCTCGAAGAAAGACCTCGTGGACGAGGAAGCCCGCAAGCGGGCCTAG
- the panD gene encoding aspartate 1-decarboxylase, giving the protein MNRTMLRAKLHRATVTEADLHYEGSCGIDEDLLDAADMREYEKIELYNVNNGERFSTYIIKAARGSGAISLNGAAARKAHVGDLLIICTYAPMTEAEAADYKPKVVLLGDANRINEVKKL; this is encoded by the coding sequence ATGAATCGCACCATGCTCCGCGCGAAGCTGCATCGCGCCACCGTGACCGAAGCCGACCTGCACTACGAAGGCTCGTGCGGCATCGACGAAGACCTGCTCGACGCGGCCGACATGCGCGAGTACGAAAAGATCGAGCTGTACAACGTCAACAACGGCGAGCGCTTCTCGACCTACATCATCAAGGCGGCGCGCGGATCGGGCGCCATCTCGCTCAACGGCGCGGCGGCGCGCAAGGCGCATGTGGGCGACCTGCTCATCATCTGCACCTACGCCCCCATGACCGAGGCCGAAGCCGCGGACTACAAGCCCAAGGTGGTGCTGCTTGGCGATGCCAACCGCATCAACGAAGTCAAGAAGCTCTGA
- a CDS encoding LLM class flavin-dependent oxidoreductase, with product MIPLSILDLSPITEGSDAAQSFRNSLSLAQHGEALGYTRYWLAEHHGMPGIASAATAVLLSYVGAGTSSIRIGAGGVMLPNHSPLVIAEQFGTLESLYPGRVDLGLGRAPGSDQRTARALRRNLESDADQFPQDVMELMDFMSKNPQQAVRAVPGAGLEVPVWILGSSTFGAQLAAHLGLPYAFASHFAPQQIMQAIQIYRETFKPSAQLQKPYVMLGFNVFAADTDAEAEFRATSWQQAFVNLRSGRPGRLPPPVENYRQKVGPAENALLDSVLSCSAVGSVETVKQGVEAFVARTGADELMITSQVFDHAARLRSYELLAEAFGQKK from the coding sequence ATGATTCCGCTTTCGATCCTCGACCTTTCCCCGATCACCGAAGGCAGCGATGCCGCGCAGTCGTTCCGCAACTCGCTGTCGCTGGCGCAGCACGGCGAGGCGCTGGGCTACACGCGCTACTGGCTGGCCGAGCACCACGGCATGCCGGGCATCGCGAGCGCGGCCACGGCTGTGCTGCTGTCGTATGTGGGCGCGGGCACCTCCAGCATCCGCATCGGTGCCGGCGGCGTGATGCTGCCCAACCACTCGCCACTGGTGATCGCCGAGCAGTTCGGCACGCTGGAGTCGCTGTACCCGGGGCGCGTCGACCTCGGCCTGGGCCGCGCGCCCGGCTCCGACCAGCGCACCGCGCGCGCCCTGCGACGCAACCTGGAGTCGGACGCCGACCAGTTCCCGCAGGACGTGATGGAGCTCATGGACTTCATGTCGAAGAACCCGCAGCAGGCCGTGCGCGCCGTGCCCGGCGCGGGGCTCGAGGTGCCGGTGTGGATTCTGGGTTCGAGCACCTTCGGCGCGCAGCTCGCGGCGCACCTGGGCCTGCCGTACGCCTTTGCCTCGCACTTCGCGCCGCAGCAGATCATGCAGGCCATCCAGATCTACCGCGAGACCTTCAAGCCCTCGGCGCAACTGCAGAAGCCGTACGTGATGCTGGGCTTCAACGTGTTCGCGGCCGACACGGACGCCGAAGCCGAGTTCCGCGCCACCTCGTGGCAGCAGGCCTTCGTGAACCTGCGCAGCGGCCGTCCCGGCCGGCTGCCGCCGCCGGTCGAGAATTACCGCCAGAAGGTCGGCCCGGCCGAGAACGCACTGCTCGACTCGGTGTTGTCGTGCTCCGCGGTGGGCTCGGTCGAGACCGTGAAGCAAGGCGTGGAAGCGTTCGTGGCGCGCACCGGCGCCGACGAACTCATGATCACCTCGCAGGTGTTCGACCACGCCGCCCGGCTGCGCTCGTACGAGCTGCTCGCCGAAGCCTTCGGCCAGAAGAAGTAA
- a CDS encoding response regulator transcription factor, with amino-acid sequence MRIAVLDTEPDQLQLINQTMASLGHECHTYPGGKALLHAMRRETFDMLVLDWRLPDMKGPDVVRTIRQDYKSRMPILFVTECHDDTDLVEGLNVGADDFMAKPLRATELQARINALLRRSYPARHEPELVFGPYHFFPPSRTIRVHGALVELKNREYELALFLFQNLGRLLSREHLHEAVWGLGVEALSRSLDTHVSRLRTKLELRPANGFLLLAVYGLGYRLETIEVDTQAVTTLR; translated from the coding sequence ATGCGAATTGCAGTACTCGACACTGAGCCGGACCAGCTTCAGTTGATCAACCAAACCATGGCGAGCCTCGGCCACGAGTGCCACACCTATCCTGGAGGCAAGGCGCTGCTCCATGCGATGCGCCGCGAGACCTTCGACATGCTGGTGCTCGACTGGCGCCTGCCCGACATGAAGGGCCCCGACGTCGTGCGGACGATCCGCCAGGACTACAAGAGCCGGATGCCCATCCTGTTCGTGACCGAGTGCCACGACGACACCGACCTGGTCGAGGGCCTCAATGTCGGTGCCGACGATTTCATGGCCAAGCCGCTGCGCGCGACCGAGCTCCAGGCCCGCATCAACGCGCTGCTGCGCCGCTCCTACCCCGCACGGCACGAGCCCGAACTGGTGTTCGGCCCGTACCACTTCTTTCCGCCCTCGCGCACCATCCGGGTCCACGGCGCGCTGGTCGAGCTGAAAAACCGCGAATACGAACTCGCGCTCTTCCTGTTCCAGAACCTCGGGCGCCTGCTGTCGCGCGAGCACCTGCATGAAGCGGTCTGGGGCCTGGGCGTCGAAGCCCTGTCGCGCTCGCTCGACACCCATGTGTCGCGCCTGCGCACCAAGCTCGAGCTGCGCCCCGCGAACGGTTTCCTGTTGCTGGCGGTCTACGGCCTCGGCTACCGGCTCGAAACCATCGAAGTCGACACGCAGGCGGTCACGACCCTGCGCTGA